The following are encoded together in the Theileria orientalis strain Shintoku DNA, chromosome 1, complete genome genome:
- a CDS encoding uncharacterized protein (Bromodomain containing protein), producing the protein MATETDEICKIEPEKELELEVLKILASTCDKHIEEVLERKRVQPSSPEGEREDEKEELKSVSKVISSLLYDFSRSLQNQTSSFNTFDLIEKSCDSIKKKLKVISHSKWNRIQNKKYKNVYHKILKRSLDPTYRRSTEQINDDFKVIFRKIDRTVNIWAHQVLYDDLNVEKSYNEPPQVQVIRFDKSGEVIITGGSEGMIKLWDVYSCKAIMSLKRHSGAITNIDVHPTNAFIVSSCEGGEIWLWEVSYNFYRPHRMLKSTYKFLWVRFLVNDCRLDLSVKSEEGRGRMDDHERRVWEKSLDETLIVSLDASSTLRVYKMRELLSSSSGDNVYTEVTPLYYLDLFNHNITAYDLSKSSFNGAYLTAIGIEPLDNQDFESGDLDCINTGMNFIKNDTFHKSNLNIKGRYRDLIGKSGFALLMIPLNDPSELEEMDAPGRGEEERVVKRGHEEEGLCRCDAKLESSVTCINTCVFCGRQKFRENKRLNLSISHHDGKEQAEQASVPKSMFLWTSQNASELEKFCNEAIPDFTFFNTAAPESSTPNIPTMHYGKLSSSLILPSCMSSGLGSEMESEHFDKLFLNFVNDAHVLSPDVCFANTSTNHISASDDAKIFLWSYEEEVFRSKQLTTKTIERWKNTMGKGDSSRAETKPGSTLTVGNGLQERSHKSKQKQHQYVDQNRSSHQSGARAGAPGERESQSSISNNTLYVVVSLCWSSHDKYVCVADSMVSRYNYKKAIAHARTNLSGLSFFTTDGRRVSDFLHDTLSYHVSCVAFNPVCEEVCVATSYDGLVAILDVKEGVLLKKMSLGASATWLDVQWHPMGHKFVAAQKYGSFSLFSADPTTLYERTPTFQSTYLDFYCNSISYANSAYTGPEPNVVKLRKYYSSFSNVPITLTGDASYEKITKSLEGGPVVFLDERKNNVIMHTTGGFRRWPPVQHYRAAKQGGDFRRVDVSENNPDTSNDGATNVLIEASSGCKGEGSSEGDVSNGSSDNNGDSALNPTTDVTDDAGGELATNNSNKHTETESTATDVTNHTDSKLTTSNTKHTETESTTTDVTNHTHCELTTNGRSLEGGTGSNSGGSQDIGARKASKNSGTSVDSNIIYSTMSRLEGFQEYFEAHYQVDESGDVRKIVNQYLQLMKIVGKYGSERNTENKEAGNMNGRTLTQNCNKTATSRDNGTPTRSMIGKLNGGFNGSVTGGINGSATANFTENPTATLNGTRNGSPTVTPNSNYDEAAQNDKSEYHCYLGDCTVCENYLTVNERAQKYASVKDSFVQLKCLTDKDGNIVRAMPPSARPQDLAESLTPEAVMTPPGRADVESLVDTSMRSRYIGYSSPLSDRQIMSNRTTRTPRERENNAFWGSSTDTMSNIQGDQLVMSSPSEERPLEEGSLDEEEEEEEEDDGEFELDQEEDEEEDDYDDEEDAYTEDDFVPEERVTRSMRAKRAKVKELRKGTRKSSRLVKRESEEGKKDEEDEEVGNDGYSFRTKRGRRDTTEERQVKWARNLSVAIGPVQVKYTREGREDYSGKNCVFCGIGERGDYSKLTRTQSQKLSSTILSRGTEFRPACRLFENTIVGPMGIPRRFHAELDDYFGLLKRVESSTSIFAHASCLLTSRVKMDAANRLLNLPEVLVRCSFDECSFCGSKFATVACEKCKELYHYPCAIAQYQEHKRKARGANTINHCDPLVCKIFTCVDCATKYEKEYLSSECFISKEAREWLMSDEDSFENEFNVQKGDAIVLTSGLFEDKHNAHLSWLTQKNFPILAKVVDIAYIFAEKSIIVPCVLIGSYTEEFEDVCIFVTRKTRLILLRDYLMSIYNMKKMEVGSKVKCRIEGKVKEVEVKGVKQVIKVERPTKLGSQIDMSTLNKIVKASYSIGHHAVNVQDEDKSKWIDAWSISVDNVKVNEGGSGGVGDGSVSDANSSPGDSDGSSVASRSVSIKEVEEYIKMPNGYPDDDIELPGDSTSYVNGDYKNGYPIRIKSNGFMSNSRANSSSRRGNLRSRESSRTSSIDNESGRGSMAGGSTSGKGSSSSHQCDGRSITSSRTSTSDSMDNMGTSNSMDDNTGTSNVIVNGVGTNNSLDNTGTSNVIVNGVGTNNSLDNTGTSNVIVNGVGGNALINEIKLNTFLEVDKQAVMELLGESNYGTFYDLEEAKEEEGWLTDYWKNITMPICIRKIVERLFNQYYRTPEGICGDISLMIGNCMDFNEPSSKYCKLAAELKEKLKKIREQFESPEEWKVTMSYLWPKIRSVVEVWEGTQKSKAHTREEGAKEETAKSSPKRKIRMAEQPTRRSSRLKNNPEKEKREEVRKRKTRYNLR; encoded by the exons ATGGCAACAGAAACGGACgaaatttgtaaaatagaacCAGAAAAGGAGTTAGAACTGGAAGTACTGAAAATATTGGCCTCAACATGTGACAAGCACATCGAGGAAGTATTAGAAAGAAAGAGGGTACAACCAAGCTCGCCAGAAGGAGAAAgagaagatgaaaaggaagaattGAAATCAGTGTCAAAAGTAATATCGTCCCTGCTCTACGATTTCTCAAGAAGCCTGCAAAATCAAACAAGTTCGTTCAATACATTCGACCTGATAGAAAAGTCATGTGATTCCATCAAGAAAAAACTTAAAGTTATTAGTCACAGCAAGTGGAATagaatacaaaataaaaaatataaaaatgtgtaccataaaatactaaaaaGAAGCCTGGATCCAACATACAGAAGAAGCACAGAGCAAATCAACGATGATTTTAAAGTTATATTCAGAAAAATCGATAGAACAGTAAACATATGGGCGCACCAAGTGCTCTACGACGACCTGAACGTGGAAAAGTCGTACAACGAGCCGCCGCAAGTGCAAGTTATCAGGTTCGACAAGAGCGGAGAAGTGATAATAACAGGAGGCTCCGAAGGGATGATAAAGCTGTGGGACGTGTACAGCTGCAAAGCAATCATGAGCCTGAAGAGACACTCAGGAGCAATAACGAACATAGACGTGCACCCGACGAACGCGTTCATAGTCTCCTCGTGCGAAGGAGGAGAGATATGGCTGTGGGAAGTGAGCTACAACTTCTACAGGCCGCACAGAATGCTGAAGAGCACGTACAAGTTCCTGTGGGTGAGGTTCCTGGTCAACGACTGCAGACTGGACCTGAGCGTGAAGAgcgaagaaggaagaggGCGAATGGACGACCACGAAAGAAGGGTGTGGGAGAAGTCGCTGGACGAAACGCTGATCGTAAGTCTGGACGCAAGCAGCACGCTGAGAGTGTACAAGATGAGAGAGCTGCTGAGCTCGTCCTCAGGAGATAACGTGTACACGGAGGTGACGCCGCTGTACTACCTGGACCTGTTCAACCACAACATCACGGCCTACGACCTGTCGAAGTCGTCCTTCAACGGAGCGTACCTGACGGCAATAGGAATAGAGCCGCTGGACAACCAGGACTTCGAAAGCGGAGACCTGGACTGCATCAACACGGGGATGAACTTCATCAAAAACGACACCTTCCACAAAAGTAACCTTAACATAAAGGGGCGCTACAGAGACCTGATAGGAAAGTCAGGATTCGCACTGCTGATGATACCACTAAATGACCCGAGCGAACTCGAGGAGATGGACGCGCCGGGAAGAGGAGAGGAAGAGAGAGTCGTCAAGCGAGGACACGAGGAGGAGGGGCTCTGCCGCTGCGACGCGAAGCTTGAGTCCTCGGTGACGTGCATAAACACGTGCGTGTTCTGCGGAAGGCAGAAGTTCAGAGAAAACAAAAGGCTGAACCTGAGCATATCGCACCACGACGGAAAGGAGCAGGCGGAGCAGGCGTCGGTGCCGAAGAGCATGTTCCTCTGGACGTCGCAGAACGCCTCGGAGCTCGAAAAGTTCTGCAACGAAGCGATTCCGGACTTCACGTTCTTCAACACGGCGGCGCCGGAAAGCAGCACGCCGAACATCCCGACGATGCACTACGGGAAGCTCTCGAGCAGCCTTATCCTGCCCTCGTGCATGAGCTCGGGCCTGGGCTCGGAGATGGAGTCGGAGCACTTCGACAAGCTCTTCCTTAACTTCGTGAACGACGCACACGTGCTGAGCCCAGACGTGTGCTTCGCAAACACGTCGACGAACCACATCTCGGCCTCAGACGACGCAAAGATATTCCTGTGGTCCTACGAAGAGGAGGTCTTCAGAAGTAAGCAGCTGACGACGAAGACAATAGAGAGGTGGAAGAACACTATGGGAAAGGGAGACTCGAGTAGGGCGGAGACGAAGCCAGGGTCGACCTTGACCGTCGGAAACGGGCTGCAGGAGAGGAGCCACAAGtcgaagcagaagcagcaCCAGTACGTCGACCAGAACAGGAGCAGCCACCAGTCGGGCGCTAGAGCAGGAGCGCCGGGAGAAAGGGAGAGCCAGAGCAGCATCTCGAACAACACGCTCTACGTGGTGGTCTCGCTCTGTTGGTCCTCGCACGACAAGTACGTCTGCGTGGCGGACAGCATGGTGAGCAGGTACAACTACAAAAAGGCAATCGCGCACGCGAGGACGAACCTGTCTGGactctccttcttcacgaCCGACGGAAGAAGAGTGAGCGACTTCCTGCACGACACGCTGAGCTACCACGTCTCCTGCGTGGCCTTCAACCCGGTCTGCGAAGAGGTCTGCGTGGCGACGTCCTACGACGGCCTGGTGGCGATCCTGGACGTGAAGGAAGGAGTGCTGCTCAAAAAAATGAGCCTCGGAGCGAGCGCGACCTGGCTGGACGTGCAGTGGCACCCGATGGGCCACAAGTTCGTGGCGGCGCAGAAGTACGGCTCCTTCTCGCTATTCTCGGCAGACCCGACGACGCTCTACGAGAGGACGCCGACATTCCAGTCGACATACCTGGACTTCTACTGCAACTCGATCAGCTACGCGAACTCGGCGTACACGGGCCCGGAGCCGAACGTCGTTAAGCTGAGAAAGTACTACTCGAGCTTCTCGAACGTGCCAATCACGCTGACCGGGGACGCGAGCTACgaaaaaataacaaagtCGCTGGAAGGAGGGCCGGTGGTGTTCCTGGACGAGAGGAAAAACAACGTTATCATGCACACGACGGGAGGGTTCAGAAGGTGGCCGCCAGTACAACACTACAGGGCGGCAAAGCAAGGAGGCGACTTCAGGCGTGTCGACGTGTCTGAGAACAACCCAGACACCAGTAACGACGGCGCCACTAATGTGCTTATTGAGGCAAGCAGTGGTTGCAAAGGTGAAGGCAGCTCTGAGGGAGATGTTTCAAATGGCAGCAGCGACAACAACGGCGACTCTGCGCTCAATCCCACCACTGATGTTACGGACGATGCAGGCGGTGAATTAGCAACcaataatagtaacaagCATACAGAAACGGAATCAACAGCCACTGATGTTACTAACCATACAGACAGTAAACTAACAACGAGTAATACCAAGCATACAGAAACGGAATCAACAACCACGGATGTTACTAACCATACACACTGTGAATTGACAACGAATGGTAGAAGTTTAGAAGGTGGTACAGGCAGTAATAGTGGTGGTAGTCAAGATATTGGTGCTCGTAAAGCTTCAAAAAACTCTGGAACGTCAGTGGACTCGAACATAATATACTCAACCATGTCAAGGTTAGAAGGGTTTCAGGAATATTTTGAAGCACACTACCAAGTGGATGAAAGTGGAGACGTGAGAAAGATAGTTAATCAATATCTGCAGTTGATGAAAATAGTAGGAAAGTATGGTTCAGAAAGGAATACGGAGAATAAAGAAGCTGGTAACATGAATGGGAGAACTTTGACACAAAATTGCAATAAAACTGCCACTAGTAGAGATAATGGTACTCCGACTCGGAGTATGATTGGTAAACTTAATGGTGGGTTTAATGGGAGTGTAACGGGTGGAATAAATGGGAGTGCGACTGCCAATTTTACGGAGAATCCTACAGCGACGCTGAATGGTACTCGGAATGGGAGTCCGACTGTGACCCCGAATAGTAATTACGATGAGGCAGCACAGAACGATAAATCGGAGTATCACTGTTACCTGGGAGATTGCACAGTCTGTGAAAACTACCTGACAGTGAATGAAAGAGCACAGAAATACGCATCAGTGAAAGATTCGTTTGTGCAGTTGAAGTGTTTAACGGACAAGGACGGGAACATAGTGAGAGCAATGCCACCATCAGCGAGACCACAAGACCTGGCAGAATCACTGACACCAGAAGCAGTGATGACGCCGCCAGGAAGAGCAGACGTGGAGTCACTAGTGGATACGTCAATGAGGTCAAGATACATAGGGTACTCGTCGCCACTAAGTGATCGTCAGATCATGTCGAATCGAACGACGCGGACGCCGCGGGAAAGAGAAAACAACGCGTTTTGGGGAAGCAGCACTGACACGATGAGTAACATCCAGGGGGATCAGTTGGTTATGTCCTCACCATCGGAAGAAAGGCCATTAGAAGAAGGATCGTtagatgaagaagaagaagaagaagaagaggacgaTGGAGAGTTCGAGTTGGaccaagaagaagatgaggaagaagacgactacgacgatgaagaagatgcaTACACAGAAGATGATTTCGTGCCAGAAGAAAGAGTGACGAGATCAATGAGGGCAAAAAGGGCAAAAGTCAAAGAGCTGAGAAAAGGAACGAGAAAAAGTAGCCGTCTAGTAAAGAGAGAGTCGGAAGAAGGAAAGaaggatgaagaagatgaagaagtagGGAACGATGGATACAGTTTCAGAACAAagagaggaagaagagatACCACGGAGGAGAGACAAGTAAAGTGGGCAAGGAACCTGAGTGTGGCGATAGGACCAGTGCAAGTGAAGTACACGAGAGAAGGGAGAGAAGACTACTCGGGAAAAAATTGCGTATTCTGCGGAATAGGAGAAAGGGGAGACTactcgaagctgacgaGGACGCAGTCGCAGAAGCTGTCCTCGACAATATTGAGCAGAGGAACGGAGTTCAGACCAGCATGTAGACTCTTCGAAAACACGATAGTGGGTCCGATGGGAATACCGAGGAGGTTCCACGCGGAGCTGGACGACTACTTCGGGCTACTCAAGAGAGTGGAGTCGTCGACAAGCATATTCGCGCACGCATCGTGCCTGTTGACGTCGAGGGTTAAGATGGACGCGGCGAACAGGCTGTTGAATCTGCCA GAGGTGCTCGTTAGATGCAGTTTCGATGAGTGCAGCTTCTGCGGGTCGAAGTTCGCAACGGTGGCCTGCGAAAAGTGCAAGGAGTTGTACCACTACCCGTGCGCGATAGCACAATACCAGGAACACAAGAGGAAGGCGCGAGGAGCTAACACAATCAACCACTGCGACCCGCTGGTGTGTAAAATCTTCACGTGTGTAGACTGCGCAACGAAGTACGAAAAGGAGTATTTGTCAAGCGAGTGTTTCATATCGAAGGAGGCGAGAGAGTGGCTGATGAGCGACGAGGACTCCTTCGAAAATGAGTTCAACGTGCAGAAGGGAGACGCCATAGTGCTGACGAGTGGGTTGTTCGAGGACAAGCACAACGCGCACTTAAGTTGGCTGACACAGAAGAATTTCCCAATACTGGCAAAAGTGGTGGATATAGCGTACATATTTGCAG agAAATCGATAATAGTGCCATGTGTGCTCATAGGGTCGTACACAGAGGAGTTTGAAGACGTATGCATATTCGTAACAAGGAAGACGAGGCTGATACTGTTGAGAGACTACCTAATGAGCATATATAacatgaagaagatggaagTAGGGTCGAAAGTAAAGTGTAGAATAGAAGGAAAAGTAAAAGAAGTGGAAGTTAAGGGAGTAAAGCAAGTAATTAAAGTAGAAAGGCCAACGAAGTTAGGGAGTCAAATAGATATGAGCACactgaataaaatagtaaaagCATCGTACAGCATAGGACACCACGCAGTAAATGTGCAAGACGAAGATAAATCAAAG TGGATTGATGCATGGAGTATATCAGTGGACAATGTGAAGGTGAACGAGGGTGGCAGTGGAGGTGTTGGTGACGGTAGCGTCAGCGATGCAAATAGTAGTCCAGGTGATAGCGATGGAAGTAGCGTCGCTAGCAGATCAGTGAGCATAAAAGAGGTGGAAGAGTACATAAAAATGCCAAACGGGTACCCAGACGATGACATAGAGTTGCCAGGAGACAGCACGAGTTATGTTAACGGCGATTACAAAAATGGATATCCGATTAGAATTAAATCAAACGGGTTCATGAGTAACAGTAGAGCAAACAGTTCCTCAAGGAGAGGAAACCTAAGAAGCCGTGAAAGTAGTAGAACCAGCAGCATTGACAACGAAAGTGGCAGGGGGTCGATGGCAGGAGGTAGCACAAGTGGTAAAGGTAGCAGTAGCAGCCATCAATGTGACGGTAGGAGTATAACGAGTAGTCGCACGTCTACCAGTGACTCCATGGACAATATGGGTACCAGTAACTCTATGGATGACAATACGGGTACCAGTAACGTGATAGTTAACGGAGTTGGTACCAATAACTCCTTAGACAATACGGGTACCAGTAACGTGATAGTTAACGGAGTTGGTACCAATAACTCCTTAGACAATACGGGTACCAGTAACGTGATAGTTAACGGAGTTGGTGGCAACGCATTGATCAATGAAATTAAGTTAAACACATTCCTGGAAGTTGATAAACAGGCAGTGATGGAGCTCCTAGG GGAAAGTAACTATGGAACGTTCTATGACTTGGAGGAAgcgaaggaagaagaaggatgGCTGACAGATTATTGGAAGAACATAACAATGCCGATATGCATAAGGAAGATCGTGGAAAGACTGTTTAACCAATACTACAGGACGCCGGAGGGGATATGCGGAGATATAAGCCTCATGATAGGGAATTGCATGGACTTTAACGAGCCCTCGAGCAAGTACTGTAAGCTGGCAGCAGAGTTGAAGGAGAAGCTAAAAAAAATCAGAGAACAGTTCGAGTCGCCAGAAGAGTGGAAAGTGACAATGTCGTACCTGTGGCCGAAGATAAGAAGCGTCGTGGAAGTGTGGGAAGGCACGCAAAAGTCAAAAGCGCACACACGAGAGGAGGGAGCCAAGGAGGAGACGGCGAAGTCGTCGCCAAAAAGGAAGATTAGGATGGCAGAACAGCCAACGAGAAGGAGTTCGAGACTGAAAAATAACCcagagaaggaaaagagGGAGGAAgtgaggaagaggaaaacACGATATAACCTAAGGTGA
- a CDS encoding uncharacterized protein (AAR2 family protein), whose product MSDDLAESTVVVILDQRDEEVVGFDFVALPEANKVSGIWNLEPGAHFMYIKTKEEEERRLGEFVYLKKGELRVYRRAEASEGPLFKQVEEYSNQNYKESIIMGHLKNKMSKIPQNLSQLWSNITDCINSELIVKLRPINKVIKSQTAGNDVFEECGSEMDRRNEKDLRNATMRVELSDTEDDESKTLEEYKQIAKNLRGFRNSINLKELRGKRESVSPKTSCQIDQTVEEDYSPICYSDIPASDSRINRFKEITPEMLTSMHMDTSYVLESMSENYENNKDGYRASEFKNKYMYVLGELQYSFILFLLCFNFESLQHYKRLLRAFCNAEATIIKNQELVLRFLKTLKYHVEIWDEEHDVYQEDDFLAHSLGSLREIIVDNEKDLEYCRNEFKQLDNSFKLKFGISLDDLDAINNNYV is encoded by the exons atGAGCGACGATCTGGCAGAATCGACAGTGGTGGTGATCCTGGACCAGAGAGATGAAGAGGTGGTGGGATTCGACTTCGTGGCGCTGCCAGAGGCGAACAAAGTGTCGGGGATATGGAACCTGGAGCCAGGAGCACACTTCATGTACATAAAGACGAAGGAAGAAG AGGAAAGAAGGCTGGGAGAATTCGTGTATTTGAAGAAGGGAGAGCTGAGAGTGTACAGGAGAGCGGAGGCGAGCGAGGGGCCGCTATTCAAGCAGGTGGAGGAGTACAGCAACCAAAACTACAAAGAGTCGATCATAATGGGacatttgaaaaataaaatgtcgAAGATTCCCCAGAACTTATCGCAACTGTGGTCAAACATAACGGACTGCATAAACAGCGAGCTTATCGTAAAACTGAGACCGATAAATAAGGTAATAAAGAGTCAAACGGCAGGAAACGATGTGTTTGAAGAGTGTGGGTCGGAGATGGATAGAAGAAACGAGAAGGATTTGAGGAACGCCACGATGAGGGTGGAGCTGAGTGACACAGAAGACGACGAGTCAAAAACACTGGAAGAATACAAGCAAATCGCAAAAAACCTAAGAGGGTTCCGTAACAGTATAAATTTGAAGGAACTGAGGGGAAAACGGGAAAGTGTGTCCCCAAAAACAAGTTGCCAGATTGACCAAACCGTGGAGGAGGACTACAGCCCAATCTGCTACTCAGATATACCGGCGAGCGACAGCAGAATAAACAGATTTAAGGAAATAACGCCGGAAATGCTGACGAGTATGCACATGGATACGAGTTACGTACTGGAATCAATGAGCGAGAACTACGAAAACAACAAGGACGGGTACAGGGCAAGCGAGTTCAAAAACaagtatatgtatgtgcTGGGAGAGTTGCAATACAGCTTCATACTCTTTCTGCTGTGTTTTAACTTCGAAAGCCTCCAACATTACAAGAGGCTCCTGAGGGCCTTCTGCAACGCGGAGGCGacaattattaaaaaccaGGAGTTGGTGCTCAGATTCCTCAAAACGCTCAAGTATCACGTCGAAATATGGGACGAGGAGCACGATGTGTACCAGGAGGACGACTTTCTGGCCCACTCGCTAGGCAGCCTGAGGGAAATAATTGTCGACAACGAAAAGGACCTGGAATATTGCAGAAACGAGTTTAAACAGCTCGACAATTCATTTAAGCTGAAATTCGGAATTTCGCTGGATGATTTGGACGCgataaacaacaattatGTATAA
- a CDS encoding nucleolar phosphoprotein: MEREVSYKKNNRDIIYVGNLPKELTEQHLKKYFDQFGDVVKIRLMKSKKTNRSKGYAFVQFENSEIAQIAAETMDKYLIDGKALKVHVKDEDQVVKHLFKRGRAMMIKNNKVKHMNSELDFKRKTMKEKLERIMETIKEGKKLEKDEETEEFVNKLKNNLENLKDKQKRFNTDLYDEEIKEYTKALNTVKKHLK; encoded by the exons ATGGAGAGGGAAGTATCATATAAAAAGAACAACAGGGACATAATATACGTCGGAAACTTGCCGAAGGAATTAACAGAACAGCATCTGAAGAAGTATTTTGACCAGTTTGGAGACGTTGTGAAGATAAGGCTAATGAAGTCAAAAAAG ACGAATAGATCGAAGGGATACGCCTTTGTTCAATTTGAAAACAGCGAAATAGCGCAAATTGCGGCGGAGACCATGGACAAATACCTCATCGACGGTAAGGCGCTAAAGGTACATGTAAAGGACGAAGATCAAGTTGTTAAGCACCTGTTTAAG AGAGGAAGAGCCAtgatgattaaaaataataaagtaaaGCATATGAACAGTGAGCTGgattttaaaagaaaaacaaTGAAGGAAAAGTTAGAACGAATCATGGAAACGATTAAGGAGGGGAAGAAGTTGGAAAAGGATGAGGAAACAGAGGagtttgtaaataaactaaaaaataatctGGAAAATTTGAAGGATAAGCAGAAAAGGTTTAACACGGACCTGTACGATGAGGAAATAAAGGAATACACAAAAGCACTGAACACTGTaaaaaaacatttaaaatag
- a CDS encoding uncharacterized protein (WD40 repeat-like domain containing protein): MSYDEKVTQGFSSVLCTDNLVFLGHLGPYSKISIFKFKNDRSSLKFVGFLSPIIGTVKKLLVTSDKKKLICNTNCGYIYVWDISEETIDKFESLINNPLYIDGYIPLALRVRPDVVIESKNLAQCIDIDLLYNNVIIGVEKWPELTVNLYDCTTGQKLASFQNLLGEVYDKRKYIRCIKADSQLVKEGDEVKGQWVAIGSDKGQLHMVFVPAFDVKDFNVENIDVKLNSFSISENININTIAWRFRNKTSSNLTVICGCSDGTIKCFVLSSGEEKLNMAKQASYLYSKAAISATVNKILCVKDGRTGVPFLIGSCNMIGELGNFEFGDLATNCVFEGVYQKLMQDQSDDVMSFAKVQEYITDLSIAPTNSHVVMVSTNDSVYLCTESMEMSSRTPWSKPVKKGNSLGSLRHIRIYGTRYKIEKIQKLCENFEKACWRSVRIAEEKAYLQKYHFLKHCLTLIKLYRQKGLEAFSAIKPGQDTCKISDLILNMYDGTNSRECLAFATTILEKLIYSVKSNFVTQDSIDEVSEKAGGNVYKSQLIKKINLKSISGKDMDKIKDIVTTLKKRVKLEEDHGRSPEVLGYTKAELEKMIGL, encoded by the exons ATGAGTTACGATGAGAAGGTCACACAGGGTTTCTCGTCAGTTCTGTGCACAGATAACCTAGTATTCCTCGGACACCTGGGCCCATATTCAAAAATATCGATATTTAAGTTCAAAAACGACAGGTCGTCTCTAAAGTTTGTAGGATTCTTGTCCCCAATCATTGGAACAGTGAAGAAGTTGCTGGTCACAAGCGACAAAAAAAAACTAATATGTAACACAAATTGCGG GTACATATACGTCTGGGATATATCGGAGGAAACGATCGACAAATTCGAGTCACTAATAAACAACCCGTTGTACATAGACGGATACATCCCATTGGCATTGAGAGTGAGACCAGACGTAGTAATTGAGTCGAAAAACCTAGCACAGTGCATAGATATAGAtcttttgtataataacgTGATAATAG GAGTTGAAAAATGGCCGGAATTGacagtaaatttatacgACTGTACGACTGGACAAAAGTTGGCATCGTTTCAAAACCTGCTGGGAGAAGTTTATGATAAGAGGAAATACATAAGGTGTATAAAGGCAGACAGCCAACTGGTGAAAGAAGGAGATGAAGTTAAGGGACAATGGGTAGCAATAGGATCAGATAAAGGACAGTTGCACATGGTATTCGTGCCAGCATTCGATGTAAAGGATTTTAACGTGGAAAATATTGACGTTAAACTGAATTCGTTCAGTATTTcagaaaacataaacataaacacaaTAGCATGGAGGTTCAGAAACAAAACGTCGTCGAACTTGACAGTGATTTGCGGATGCTCGGACGGAACAATAAAGTGTTTTGTGTTAAGCTCAGGAGAAGAAAAGTTGAACATGGCGAAGCAGGCATCATACCTGTACTCAAAGGCGGCAATCTCAG CGACAGTGAACAAGATTCTGTGCGTCAAGGACGGAAGAACAGGAGTGCCCTTCCTAATAGGCTCATGCAACATGATCGGAGAGCTGGGAAACTTCGAGTTCGGAGATCTGGCGACAAACTGCGTGTTCGAGGGAGTGTACCAGAAGCTAATGCAGGACCAGTCTGACGACGTGATGTCGTTCGCAAAGGTGCAGGAGTACATAACGGACCTGTCAATAGCGCCAACCAACAGTCACGTGGTCATGGTCTCGACGAACGACAGCGTGTACCTCTGCACGGAGAGCATGGAAATGAGCAGCAGAACGCCCTGGAGCAAACCAGTGAA AAAGGGGAACAGTTTGGGGTCCCTGAGGCACATAAGAATATACGGCACGAGATATAAGATAGAAAAGATACAAAAGCTGTGCGAAAACTTCGAGAAGGCGTGCTGGAGGAGCGTGAGAATAGCAGAGGAGAAGGCGTATCTGCAGAAGTACCATTTTCTGAAGCACTGCTTGACTCTGATAAAGCTATATAGACAAAAGGGGCTAGAAGCATTCTCAGCCATTAAACCGGGCCAAGATACGTGTAAAATATCGGATTTGATACTGAATATGTACGACGGGACTAATTCTAGGGAGTGCTTGGCGTTTGCGACGACGATACTAGAAAAG CTGATATATAGTGTGAAATCAAACTTTGTTACTCAGGATTCCATTGATGAAGTTTCTGAGAAAGCAGGGGgcaatgtgtataaaagccaattgattaaaaaaataaatctaaAGTCGATAAGTGGTAAGGAtatggataaaataaaggacATAGttactacattaaaaaaaagaGTGAAGTTGGAAGAAGACCACGGCAGAAGCCCTGAGGTGCTGGGCTACACGAAAGCAGAGTTGGAGAAGATGATTGGCCTATAG